The Commensalibacter nepenthis genome has a window encoding:
- the cobN gene encoding cobaltochelatase subunit CobN yields the protein MHLLVREIKTLDEQAPAEDLQHEPADILFLSFSDSDLNIMAHCLEKPEFQKTSIRLVPLQRLRHPMSVDIYIEDTLKKAKFVILRLLGGIEYWRYGTEEIVATCKAHHIPLLVLSGEGYEDPKLDRLCTVSSLLLAQYKKFFYEGGVDNFTHILQLTTHYLAQESYQADPENLPMVGEYHFLHPEEANQPTVILLFYRTHLLANNINPIIALASQLSQRNMNIKGVYVSSLKDPVVSCWVADFFAKINPTIILNATYFSIQQEVQYSLFKHINVPVLQILQPGNTKELWESSFRGLSQTDLAMQVVLPELDGKLLTTAIGFKKELNNQIQYEPYPAGIALVVDRVMGWINLVIKRNQDKKIALFLSNYPGVGGQEGHAVGLDSFASLYHMLQWLKEEQYKVSETIPLISELTQSLCKKESSPTFSIDEYKQLFAKLPTGFQIIVLKNWPKIEDDETIQDGYFTLRYIILGHVTIAIQPERGELNDHKSLYHDPDTPPSHGYIATYLWLRYKQHVDAMIHLGTHGTMEWLPGKATALSEDCSPAVLLGGLPVIYPFIVNNPGEAACAKRRLGAVTIGHLTPPVNKAVLSGPAAELERLIDDYAEADGLDRRRSQLLIGAILDKAEICGLLAETGINRKETGDEIALSHLDAYLCDVKDLQIREGLHIFGMSLVKKQQLLENIKAYAPDKIGELEQKLDNCAEQEKSALLNALSGQFIEPGPAGAPTRGRLDVLPTGRNLYTVDPRSIPTQTAYLLAQKAADQLLLRYMQENGDHLRHLVIDLWGSTNLRTGGEDLALAYILMGTKPLWDPTSGRVHAIEIIPLPEMDRPRVDVTLRISGFFRDAFEVQINNFDQTVEAIAKREEPEEWNPLAGLYQTMPDNQKDQMLTRIYGTAQGTYGTGIEHSLTTGDWQDKKELGELWVKNSAYAYGRDKAGEYNQEGLTDRLKATQAFFHSQDHAEIDLLDSPDYAAHEGGFAAAAALFDNEPALYHADTSKAETPKIRLLVEEVNRITRGRVANPVWINSMTKHSYRGAAEIARSVDALFAFAATLSHRFDQQFNLVFDATLGNDEIHHFLKEANNDAKLSIQNRFKEARDRGLWHPRSNSAAMILDEE from the coding sequence ATGCATTTACTGGTTCGTGAAATTAAAACTTTGGATGAACAAGCGCCTGCTGAGGATTTGCAACACGAGCCAGCGGATATTTTGTTTTTATCTTTTTCAGACAGTGACCTGAATATTATGGCGCATTGCTTGGAAAAGCCAGAATTCCAAAAGACTTCCATTCGATTGGTTCCTTTACAACGGCTTCGTCATCCCATGTCCGTTGATATTTATATTGAAGACACCTTAAAAAAAGCAAAATTTGTGATCCTGCGCTTATTGGGTGGGATTGAATATTGGCGGTATGGAACCGAGGAAATTGTCGCTACTTGTAAGGCGCATCATATCCCTTTGCTGGTTCTTTCGGGTGAAGGGTACGAAGATCCAAAGCTGGATAGGCTTTGCACTGTTTCCTCTTTATTATTAGCACAATATAAAAAGTTTTTTTATGAAGGCGGTGTTGATAATTTTACGCATATTTTACAACTGACAACGCATTATCTAGCACAAGAATCTTACCAAGCTGATCCTGAAAATTTACCCATGGTTGGTGAATATCACTTTTTACACCCTGAAGAAGCCAATCAGCCAACGGTTATTTTGTTATTTTATCGCACCCATTTGCTTGCCAATAATATCAATCCAATCATCGCGTTGGCATCTCAACTTTCACAAAGAAATATGAATATCAAAGGCGTTTATGTTTCTTCTTTAAAAGATCCTGTTGTTTCTTGTTGGGTTGCTGATTTTTTCGCGAAAATAAATCCAACCATTATTTTAAATGCAACGTATTTTTCGATTCAACAAGAGGTTCAATATTCTCTGTTTAAACACATCAATGTGCCTGTTTTACAAATCTTGCAACCTGGCAATACCAAAGAATTATGGGAAAGCAGTTTTCGTGGGTTATCGCAAACTGATCTTGCGATGCAGGTGGTTTTGCCAGAGTTGGATGGTAAGTTATTAACAACGGCGATTGGGTTTAAAAAAGAGCTAAACAATCAAATTCAATATGAACCTTATCCCGCAGGCATAGCACTTGTTGTTGATCGTGTCATGGGATGGATTAATCTTGTTATAAAACGTAATCAAGATAAAAAAATAGCGTTATTTTTATCGAATTATCCTGGGGTTGGTGGGCAAGAAGGACATGCTGTTGGGTTGGATAGTTTTGCTAGCCTGTATCATATGTTACAATGGCTGAAAGAAGAGCAATATAAAGTTTCAGAGACTATTCCATTGATCTCTGAATTAACGCAGAGCTTATGTAAAAAAGAATCTTCGCCTACGTTTAGTATTGATGAATATAAACAGCTTTTTGCAAAACTTCCCACTGGATTTCAAATAATAGTTTTAAAAAACTGGCCGAAGATTGAGGATGATGAAACCATTCAGGATGGATATTTTACGTTACGTTATATAATCCTTGGGCATGTTACGATTGCCATCCAACCTGAACGTGGTGAGTTGAACGATCACAAATCTTTATATCATGATCCAGATACACCACCATCCCATGGATATATTGCGACCTATTTATGGTTACGATACAAACAACATGTTGATGCCATGATTCATTTAGGGACACATGGCACGATGGAATGGTTACCGGGGAAAGCAACGGCGTTATCAGAAGATTGCTCGCCTGCGGTGTTATTGGGTGGATTACCCGTGATTTATCCATTTATTGTGAATAACCCTGGTGAGGCAGCTTGTGCCAAACGACGATTAGGGGCTGTAACGATCGGTCATTTAACGCCTCCAGTGAACAAAGCGGTTTTAAGTGGACCAGCGGCAGAGTTGGAACGGTTAATTGATGATTATGCAGAGGCCGATGGACTAGATCGTAGACGTAGCCAGCTCTTGATTGGTGCGATTTTAGATAAAGCAGAAATTTGTGGTTTATTGGCTGAAACAGGGATTAATCGTAAAGAAACAGGCGATGAAATTGCGTTAAGTCATTTGGATGCCTATTTATGTGATGTCAAAGATTTACAGATCAGAGAAGGGCTGCATATTTTTGGCATGTCTCTTGTTAAAAAACAGCAACTTTTAGAGAATATAAAAGCCTATGCTCCTGATAAAATAGGGGAATTGGAACAAAAACTTGATAATTGTGCAGAGCAAGAAAAATCTGCGTTATTAAACGCATTATCGGGGCAATTTATAGAACCAGGTCCTGCAGGTGCGCCGACGCGTGGACGGCTAGACGTTTTACCAACAGGGCGTAATTTATATACAGTTGATCCCAGATCTATTCCAACCCAAACCGCTTATTTGTTAGCTCAAAAAGCAGCAGATCAATTATTGTTAAGATATATGCAAGAAAATGGCGATCATTTACGTCATCTTGTTATTGATTTATGGGGCAGCACAAACCTGAGAACGGGTGGAGAAGATCTTGCACTGGCTTATATTTTGATGGGTACAAAACCATTATGGGACCCTACGTCAGGCAGAGTGCATGCCATAGAAATTATTCCTTTGCCAGAAATGGATCGACCTCGTGTGGATGTGACCTTACGGATTTCTGGTTTTTTCAGAGATGCATTTGAGGTGCAAATCAATAATTTTGATCAAACGGTTGAAGCAATTGCCAAACGTGAAGAACCTGAGGAATGGAATCCATTGGCTGGTTTGTATCAAACAATGCCAGATAATCAGAAAGATCAGATGTTAACACGTATTTACGGAACAGCTCAAGGCACGTATGGGACAGGGATTGAACATTCTCTGACGACTGGGGATTGGCAAGATAAAAAGGAATTAGGCGAATTATGGGTAAAGAATTCAGCTTATGCGTACGGTCGAGATAAAGCAGGTGAATATAATCAAGAGGGGCTTACCGATCGTTTGAAAGCAACGCAAGCTTTTTTCCATAGCCAAGATCATGCTGAAATTGATTTACTGGACAGTCCTGATTATGCCGCTCATGAAGGTGGTTTTGCCGCTGCTGCTGCGTTATTTGATAACGAACCAGCTTTATACCATGCCGATACATCTAAAGCCGAAACGCCAAAAATCCGATTATTGGTTGAAGAAGTCAATCGTATCACACGCGGACGCGTTGCCAATCCTGTATGGATTAACTCTATGACAAAACATTCTTATCGAGGGGCTGCTGAGATCGCACGTTCCGTTGATGCTTTGTTTGCATTTGCAGCGACGTTATCACATCGTTTCGATCAACAATTTAATTTAGTGTTCGACGCAACGTTAGGAAATGATGAAATTCATCATTTTTTGAAAGAAGCCAATAATGACGCAAAGCTTTCTATTCAAAATCGTTTTAAAGAAGCACGAGATCGTGGGTTATGGCATCCTCGTTCAAACAGTGCGGCAATGATCTTGGATGAGGAATAA
- the cobW gene encoding cobalamin biosynthesis protein CobW yields MQSTRIPATIISGFLGAGKTTLLRSLMEKSTHKKIAIIVNEFGSLGIDGDILKNCGVPGCTEDNIVELANGCICCTVADEFLPTMEALLDRKDPPEHIIIETSGLALPKPLIKAFNWPSIKTRMTVDGVVTLVDSPAVLAGRFADDPEAVAQQRAADPSLDHDNPLHEVFEDQLCSADLIILNKVDLITPEQAQQLTQDIQKEIPKAVKIIQASNGQVDPEIILGINAGAEDDLQSRPSHHDGEGEDHEHDDFTSFVVTIPTANDPESLVQKLIQVANTYDILRIKGYVNIANKPMRLEIHGVGQRFNYHFDRAWRADESRESKLIIIGETGIDQEAIQSSLQ; encoded by the coding sequence ATGCAATCGACTCGTATTCCCGCTACTATTATTTCTGGTTTTTTAGGTGCAGGAAAAACCACGCTGCTTCGCTCCTTGATGGAAAAATCAACGCATAAAAAAATTGCAATTATTGTGAATGAATTTGGTTCTTTAGGCATAGATGGCGATATTCTTAAAAATTGTGGGGTTCCTGGTTGTACCGAGGATAATATTGTAGAGCTTGCGAATGGATGCATTTGTTGCACGGTTGCGGATGAATTTTTGCCAACGATGGAGGCTCTGTTAGATCGCAAAGACCCACCAGAACATATTATTATTGAAACCTCTGGGTTAGCACTGCCCAAACCGTTAATCAAAGCCTTTAATTGGCCCAGTATTAAAACCAGAATGACGGTTGATGGTGTGGTGACTTTGGTTGATTCTCCCGCAGTATTGGCGGGGCGATTTGCGGATGATCCTGAAGCAGTGGCGCAGCAACGAGCAGCTGATCCCTCTTTGGATCATGATAATCCTTTGCATGAAGTGTTCGAAGACCAGCTTTGTTCTGCGGATTTGATTATTTTAAATAAAGTCGATTTAATTACACCAGAACAAGCGCAACAATTAACGCAAGATATTCAAAAGGAAATTCCTAAAGCGGTTAAAATTATTCAAGCATCGAATGGACAAGTTGATCCTGAAATTATCTTAGGAATTAATGCGGGAGCAGAAGATGATTTACAGTCTCGTCCTTCTCATCATGATGGGGAAGGCGAAGATCATGAACATGATGACTTTACCAGTTTTGTGGTAACGATCCCAACCGCAAATGATCCAGAAAGCCTTGTGCAAAAATTAATTCAAGTTGCAAATACATATGATATTTTACGCATCAAAGGGTATGTGAATATTGCGAATAAACCTATGCGTTTAGAAATCCACGGCGTGGGTCAGCGATTTAATTACCATTTTGATCGCGCATGGCGTGCAGATGAAAGTCGTGAGAGTAAATTGATTATTATTGGGGAAACTGGGATCGATCAAGAGGCGATTCAATCTTCATTGCAATAA
- a CDS encoding carbohydrate porin — MVTKYCLRTVYIYSAFLLSCHLTTTAFAKTDYATNKDNITGAQSSKDKESIIKANTTVPEPIPYHIDTSFDPDEELFFTGANKYLEQYGVQFGLNYISETVGVVRGGKKKGADYAHEVEFALDMDWEKIIGWKGFSTHLILMNLAGQNASKNYVGDPFMQAQEIYGSSNDRFLRLYNLYAEQALWNNKINLKVGRFNPGDDFAVSPFACEYVTASTCNQMTSMGSQQGYSAWPNNVWSGRIIYNFSEQFSLAVGAYESTPFGDTGQGGPAGFSWGTKHATGAFIPIEFSYISNFGKKQLNGYYHVGGGYDTSKYDTWSSQVLETGKRDNASQYWFMFGQMIYRNDPMENHGLYILGNWNHQSPSTSSFKDFYNIGLLDRGFWHARPYDQIGFMMTYYTIPRSLRRAQRFQMSQGSTFMENGTFSLLNNAEAAQTNAMVFEVNYGAAVYKGIKVMPVFEYFHKVGAYKNLYNDAVVLGVHVNVVF, encoded by the coding sequence ATGGTTACTAAATATTGTCTGAGAACTGTATATATATATTCTGCTTTTCTATTAAGTTGTCATTTAACTACCACCGCGTTTGCAAAAACAGATTATGCGACCAATAAAGACAACATAACTGGGGCACAATCTTCAAAAGATAAAGAATCAATTATTAAAGCCAATACCACCGTGCCAGAACCGATACCTTATCATATTGATACATCTTTTGACCCAGACGAAGAGCTATTTTTTACAGGGGCAAATAAATATTTAGAACAATATGGCGTGCAATTTGGGTTAAATTACATCAGTGAAACAGTTGGCGTGGTTCGTGGTGGCAAGAAAAAAGGTGCTGATTACGCGCACGAAGTTGAATTCGCACTGGATATGGATTGGGAAAAAATAATTGGTTGGAAAGGATTTTCAACCCATTTGATTTTAATGAATCTTGCGGGACAAAATGCCAGTAAAAACTATGTTGGCGATCCCTTTATGCAAGCCCAAGAAATCTATGGCAGCAGTAATGATCGCTTTTTGCGTTTATATAATTTATATGCAGAACAAGCATTATGGAACAATAAGATCAACCTAAAAGTAGGACGCTTTAATCCAGGCGATGATTTTGCTGTCAGCCCTTTTGCCTGTGAATATGTCACCGCCTCGACCTGTAATCAGATGACCAGTATGGGCTCTCAACAAGGCTATTCCGCATGGCCAAACAATGTATGGTCTGGTCGAATCATATATAATTTTTCCGAACAATTCAGCTTGGCAGTCGGCGCCTATGAAAGTACCCCCTTTGGCGACACAGGACAAGGTGGACCGGCAGGTTTCTCATGGGGAACCAAACATGCAACAGGGGCATTTATTCCCATTGAATTCAGCTATATTTCTAACTTTGGCAAGAAACAATTAAACGGATATTACCATGTCGGTGGGGGATATGATACCAGCAAATATGATACATGGTCATCTCAAGTCTTGGAAACTGGTAAAAGGGATAATGCTTCGCAATATTGGTTCATGTTCGGACAAATGATCTACAGAAACGACCCAATGGAGAATCACGGTTTATATATATTGGGCAACTGGAACCATCAATCTCCCTCTACAAGCAGTTTTAAAGACTTTTATAATATTGGTTTACTTGATCGTGGTTTTTGGCATGCGCGCCCTTATGACCAAATTGGGTTTATGATGACTTATTATACCATTCCACGCTCCTTAAGACGTGCGCAACGTTTTCAAATGTCCCAAGGCAGCACCTTTATGGAAAATGGCACATTCAGCTTGTTAAATAATGCCGAAGCCGCACAAACAAATGCAATGGTATTTGAAGTAAACTATGGTGCCGCAGTATATAAAGGGATAAAAGTAATGCCTGTTTTTGAATATTTTCACAAAGTCGGTGCGTATAAAAACCTTTATAATGATGCTGTCGTATTGGGTGTTCACGTAAACGTCGTCTTTTAA
- a CDS encoding catalase, with protein MSKKLTGANGAPIADNQNSRTAGPRGPVLIDDFHLLEKLAHFNRENIPERRVHAKGAAAHGTFTVTKDITQYSSAKLFDTIGKQTPILLRFSTVGGERGSADTARDPRGFALKFYTEEGNWDIVGNNTPVFFIRDAIKFPDFIHTQKRVPQTNLKDPNMMWDFWSHSPEALHQVTILFSDRGIPDGFRFMHGYGSHTYSLINKNGVRTWVKWHYRTQQGIKNLAPEKATELNGSNPDYATEDLFNAIEKGDYPKWGVYIQIMTEEQAKNYKENPFDVTKVWSQKEFPLHEVGFFELNRNPENYFAEVEQAAFAPSNVVPGTGLSPDKMLQGRVFAYADAQRYRIGTNYQQLPINAPKCPYANYQRDGAMRLDSNGGSGPNYEPNSDTNTPKQTNNPEPLFPADLSGAAGIYDHRTDGDYYSCPAALFKLMNPDQKELLINNIATSLQSVKRETVERVLAHFIKIDPEYGHGIAKKLNISL; from the coding sequence ATGAGTAAAAAACTTACAGGTGCCAATGGTGCCCCAATCGCAGACAATCAAAACTCTCGCACAGCTGGTCCTAGGGGTCCAGTGCTTATCGATGATTTCCACTTGCTAGAAAAACTGGCTCATTTTAACCGTGAAAATATTCCCGAACGTCGTGTTCATGCCAAAGGTGCAGCCGCACATGGAACCTTTACAGTTACAAAAGATATTACACAATACAGCTCTGCAAAACTGTTTGATACGATTGGCAAACAAACACCAATCCTTTTAAGATTCTCTACTGTTGGTGGTGAAAGAGGCTCAGCCGATACCGCGCGAGATCCACGTGGTTTTGCGCTGAAATTTTATACTGAAGAAGGCAATTGGGATATTGTTGGAAACAACACACCTGTATTCTTTATCCGTGATGCGATTAAATTTCCAGATTTTATTCATACCCAAAAAAGAGTTCCTCAAACAAACCTTAAAGACCCAAATATGATGTGGGATTTCTGGTCTCACTCTCCCGAAGCATTACACCAAGTCACAATCCTGTTTTCTGATCGTGGTATTCCTGATGGTTTCAGATTTATGCATGGTTACGGCAGCCATACCTATAGCCTTATTAATAAAAATGGTGTCAGAACATGGGTAAAATGGCATTACAGAACCCAACAAGGGATCAAAAATCTAGCTCCTGAAAAAGCCACTGAATTAAATGGCAGCAATCCAGATTACGCAACTGAAGATTTATTTAATGCGATCGAAAAAGGCGATTATCCTAAATGGGGCGTATATATCCAAATCATGACCGAAGAACAGGCCAAAAATTATAAAGAAAACCCTTTTGATGTGACTAAAGTATGGTCTCAAAAAGAATTCCCTTTGCATGAAGTCGGTTTCTTTGAGCTCAACCGCAATCCAGAAAATTACTTTGCAGAAGTTGAGCAAGCAGCATTCGCACCAAGTAATGTTGTTCCTGGCACAGGTCTATCCCCAGATAAAATGCTTCAGGGTCGTGTATTTGCTTATGCGGATGCACAACGTTACCGTATTGGTACAAATTATCAACAATTGCCAATTAACGCACCCAAATGCCCTTATGCCAATTATCAACGTGATGGTGCGATGCGCCTAGATAGTAACGGTGGTTCTGGTCCAAATTATGAACCAAACAGCGATACAAATACACCCAAACAAACCAACAATCCAGAACCTTTGTTCCCTGCTGACCTTTCTGGCGCTGCTGGAATATATGACCATAGAACTGACGGAGATTATTACAGCTGTCCCGCAGCATTATTCAAATTGATGAATCCAGATCAAAAAGAACTGCTAATCAATAATATCGCAACCTCTTTACAATCTGTAAAAAGAGAAACCGTGGAACGTGTCTTGGCACATTTCATCAAAATTGATCCAGAATATGGTCATGGAATTGCCAAAAAACTGAACATATCGCTCTAA
- the yiaY gene encoding L-threonine dehydrogenase: protein MSTTFFIPSVNVIGENALSDAVSHIQGHGFKHGLIVTDSFMNKSGAAQQVSDLLGKVGIKTSIYDGTNPNPTITNVNDGLKILKSNNCDCVISLGGGSPHDCAKGIALLATNGGEIKDYEGLDIPKKPQLPLISINTTAGTASEITRFCVITDEVRHIKMAIVTPMVTPILSVNDPALMAGMPPGLTAATGMDALTHAVEAYVSIAASPITDACALKATTLISENLRTAVKDGKNMVARENMAYAQLLAGMAFNNASLGYVHAMAHQLGGLYGLPHGVCNAVLLPHVEEYNTPKCAGRLKDIAKAMGVNVDNMSDEEGAKACIAAIRALSKDINIPANLTELKVKAEDIPTLATNALKDACAVTNPRVGNQAEVEGIFKAAM from the coding sequence ATGAGTACCACATTTTTTATCCCTTCAGTTAACGTTATTGGGGAAAATGCTTTAAGTGATGCTGTATCCCATATTCAAGGGCATGGCTTTAAACACGGTTTGATTGTTACAGATTCTTTCATGAATAAATCTGGTGCTGCTCAGCAAGTTTCTGATTTGCTTGGCAAAGTTGGCATTAAAACATCAATCTATGATGGCACAAATCCAAACCCGACCATTACCAACGTTAATGATGGATTAAAAATTCTTAAAAGCAATAACTGTGATTGTGTTATTTCTCTGGGTGGTGGATCTCCTCACGATTGCGCAAAAGGTATCGCGCTGCTTGCAACAAATGGTGGGGAAATCAAAGATTATGAAGGTCTAGACATTCCTAAGAAACCTCAATTACCCTTAATTTCTATTAATACAACCGCTGGAACAGCCAGCGAAATTACACGTTTCTGTGTTATTACGGACGAAGTACGCCATATTAAAATGGCAATCGTTACGCCTATGGTAACGCCGATTCTGTCTGTAAATGACCCAGCATTAATGGCTGGTATGCCTCCTGGGTTAACAGCTGCAACAGGTATGGACGCATTAACCCATGCTGTTGAAGCCTATGTTTCTATTGCGGCATCCCCAATTACCGATGCTTGTGCATTAAAAGCAACGACCTTGATTTCTGAAAACCTACGCACTGCTGTGAAAGACGGTAAGAATATGGTTGCTCGTGAAAACATGGCTTATGCACAGCTTTTGGCAGGTATGGCTTTTAACAATGCTTCTTTGGGCTATGTTCACGCAATGGCTCACCAATTAGGTGGTCTTTACGGTCTTCCTCATGGGGTATGTAATGCGGTTCTTCTTCCTCATGTTGAAGAATATAACACACCGAAATGCGCTGGTCGTCTAAAAGACATTGCCAAAGCAATGGGTGTAAATGTTGATAATATGAGCGATGAAGAAGGCGCAAAAGCATGTATTGCTGCTATTCGTGCATTGTCAAAAGATATAAATATTCCAGCAAACTTAACCGAACTTAAAGTAAAAGCAGAAGATATTCCAACACTAGCAACAAACGCATTAAAAGATGCTTGTGCAGTAACCAATCCTCGCGTTGGTAACCAAGCAGAAGTCGAAGGCATCTTCAAAGCTGCTATGTAA
- a CDS encoding 2OG-Fe(II) oxygenase family protein, translating to MQEYIPIIDISDIYQSDKSKYLNIAQRVDEACRHSGFFCITGHHILQEDIQCVKRLARQFFSLPMAEKQTINILNNHIYRGYSSHEMEQLDSQHSIDYKEMFDMGYPLDNTHPEVQRKEPFRGPNQHPEHLISGWTDIFETHYSNMTELAKVLFRIIALSLKLEENFFNDMFFESLSTFRVIHYPGLPEQHNRVVCGAHTDYGILTILHQDDVGGLQVKSKDNQWVDVPPIKDGFVVNIGDMMAMWTNDRYKSTSHRVLNIGQNRISMPFFTEPHPNQLIQCLPQCSDEQNPPKYPPVTCRDWLLKRFKTAYGD from the coding sequence ATGCAGGAATATATCCCTATTATTGATATTTCTGATATCTATCAAAGTGATAAAAGTAAATATTTAAATATCGCTCAGCGTGTTGATGAGGCGTGTCGTCATTCAGGTTTTTTTTGTATTACAGGACATCATATTTTACAGGAAGATATCCAATGCGTTAAAAGGCTTGCACGACAGTTTTTTAGCCTTCCGATGGCAGAAAAACAAACTATTAATATTTTAAATAATCATATTTATAGAGGATATAGCAGTCATGAAATGGAACAGCTAGATTCTCAGCATAGTATTGATTACAAAGAAATGTTTGATATGGGGTATCCTCTAGATAATACTCATCCTGAAGTGCAAAGAAAAGAGCCTTTCAGGGGCCCCAATCAGCATCCAGAACATTTAATTTCGGGCTGGACAGATATTTTTGAAACACATTACAGCAATATGACCGAACTTGCTAAAGTTCTATTTCGAATTATTGCTTTGAGCTTAAAGTTAGAAGAGAATTTTTTCAATGATATGTTTTTTGAATCGTTAAGCACGTTCAGGGTCATCCACTATCCAGGATTGCCAGAGCAACATAATCGGGTTGTTTGTGGAGCGCATACCGACTATGGGATTTTAACCATTTTACATCAAGATGACGTTGGTGGGTTACAAGTCAAAAGTAAGGATAATCAATGGGTTGATGTGCCTCCGATCAAAGATGGCTTTGTTGTTAATATCGGCGATATGATGGCAATGTGGACGAATGACCGCTACAAAAGTACCTCGCACAGAGTGCTTAATATTGGTCAAAATCGTATTTCAATGCCGTTTTTTACAGAACCTCATCCAAATCAACTTATTCAGTGCCTGCCTCAATGCTCTGATGAACAAAACCCACCTAAATATCCACCTGTTACTTGTCGAGATTGGTTATTGAAACGGTTTAAAACAGCTTATGGGGACTAG